One window from the genome of Salvelinus fontinalis isolate EN_2023a chromosome 3, ASM2944872v1, whole genome shotgun sequence encodes:
- the LOC129848660 gene encoding RNA-binding protein 15-like: MKGKERSPVKKRSRILDDIRDRGGSHLTSKKMGTLSAAGSNGNSSVKSGGSVKRSLPSEKRDCRDLDGHVANRTGSSHGYANTTGSSSKLHISIALDPTTRTNSRGEPRPLPSNESEYKTLKISELGSQLSDEDIEDGLFHEFKKFGDVSVKISRVNDERVAFVNFRRPDDAKAAKHARGKLVLYDRPLKIDAVYMNRRRSRSPIEKDPYAEVAGHRHLHVQRPLSPTGLGYRDFRLQQLALGRLPPPPSLPRELEREREFSIYEARARPPFIPDCAAFCEEDLLSPEDEHRANRTLFLGNLDVSVTENDLRRVFDRFGLITEVDIKRTSARGQNSTYGFLKFENLDMAHRAKITMSGKVVCHNPIKIGYGKATPTTRLWVGGLGPWVPLAALAREFDRFGTIRTIDYRKGDTWAYIQYESLDAAQAACSHMRGFPLGGPERRLRVDFADTELRYQQQYLQPLPLPPHFDLVADSFVHRPTLEAIRIRERSPPPPLRFRERELYNADWAGPAVCERVRGAAFETVDHLERRSREPWSLERELQSRDQARKRRPLEDGRRPDRSPNSSEHGRRRHGASLERSPGGSSRDGGRYSPPRSDRPSPIREQRGSLGRGPGDKRLRTDSPALPERDRKRKAIDSCTSPVKREDRSDHPSSSLSSLQSKQGAGGQKLCQAWQGVLLLKNSSFPTSMHLLEGDLAVAARLLVESSTGGQVSQLKITQRLRLDQPKLDEVSRRIKTAGPSGYSVLLAVPGSCEEGPQDVGSSTERPLKNLVSYLKQKQAAGVISLPVGGSRDKDGAGVLHAFPPCDFSQQFMDASAKALAKTEEDYLVMVIVRGAS; this comes from the coding sequence ATGAAAGGCAAGGAGCGGTCGCCCGTTAAAAAGCGCTCGCGGATTCTGGACGATATTCGAGACCGGGGAGGAAGCCACCTAACAAGTAAGAAAATGGGAACACTCTCGGCGGCAGGCAGCAACGGGAATAGTTCTGTCAAAAGTGGTGGTTCGGTGAAACGGAGTTTACCATCTGAAAAGAGAGACTGTCGAGATTTAGACGGACATGTGGCAAATCGAACTGGGAGTAGTCATGGATATGCTAATACAACTGGTTCGAGTAGCAAGCTACACATTAGCATTGCTCTGGACCCCACGACAAGGACCAATTCTCGCGGGGAACCGCGGCCTCTTCCGAGTAACGAAAGTGAGTACAAGACTCTAAAAATCAGCGAACTGGGCTCTCAGTTGAGCGACGAAGACATTGAAGATGGATTATTTCACGAATTTAAGAAATTTGGGGACGTGAGTGTCAAAATAAGCCGAGTTAACGACGAAAGGGTGGCATTTGTGAATTTCAGAAGGCCCGACGATGCCAAGGCGGCCAAACACGCACGCGGCAAGTTGGTACTCTATGACCGCCCTCTAAAAATTGACGCGGTGTACATGAACCGGAGGAGGAGCCGCTCCCCCATCGAAAAAGATCCATATGCAGAAGTTGCAGGACACAGACATTTGCATGTCCAAAGACCCCTTTCACCAACGGGGCTAGGATATAGAGATTTCCGACTGCAGCAGCTAGCTTTGGGccgtctccctcctcccccctccctccctagagaactagaaagagagagggaatttTCTATCTATGAAGCCAGGGCCCGGCCACCCTTCATCCCTGACTGCGCAGCTTTCTGTGAGGAGGACCTTCTCTCCCCTGAAGATGAGCATCGGGCCAACAGGACTTTGTTTCTTGGCAACCTCGATGTCTCAGTGACAGAGAATGACTTGAGGAGGGTGTTTGACAGGTTTGGGTTGATCACAGAGGTGGACATCAAGCGGACATCCGCTCGCGGACAGAACAGCACCTATGGATTCCTAAAGTTCGAGAACCTGGACATGGCTCACCGTGCTAAGATCACCATGTCAGGAAAAGTGGTGTGTCACAACCCTATTAAAATTGGCTATGGCAAAGCGACACCCACAACCAGGCTGTGGGTGGGGGGTCTTGGCCCCTGGGTCCCCCTTGCTGCTCTGGCTAGGGAGTTTGACCGCTTCGGCACCATCAGGACTATAGACTACAGGAAGGGGGACACGTGGGCCTACATCCAGTATGAGAGCCTGGACGCTGCCCAGGCCGCCTGCTCCCACATGCGTGGCTTTCCTCTGGGTGGTCCTGAGAGAAGACTTAGGGTGGACTTTGCTGACACAGAGCTCCGCTACCAGCAACAGTACCTGcagcctctccctctgcctcctcacTTTGACCTAGTGGCAGATTCGTTCGTCCACCGACCCACCCTCGAGGCCATCAGAATCAGAGAGAGGAGCCCTCCACCCCCACTCCGCTTCAGGGAAAGGGAACTGTACAACGCAGACTGGGCTGGCCCAGCAGTCTGCGAGAGGGTGCGAGGGGCAGCTTTTGAAACCGTGGATCACCTGGAGAGGCGTTCACGTGAACCCTGGTCTCTGGAACGGGAGCTGCAGAGCCGAGACCAGGCCCGAAAACGCCGCCCCTTAGAAGATGGGCGTCGCCCGGACCGCTCACCAAACAGCAGTGAACATGGGCGTCGTCGTCACGGCGCCTCTCTGGAGCGCAGCCCTGGTGGCAGCAGCCGGGACGGGGGGCGCTACAGCCCCCCACGCTCCGATAGGCCCTCTCCCATCAGAGAGCAGCGGGGCAGCCTAGGCCGTGGCCCTGGGGACAAGCGGCTGCGGACAGACAGCCCAGCCTTACCAGAACGGGACCGCAAACGCAAAGCCATTGACTCATGCACAAGCCCTGTAAAGAGGGAGGACCGCTCTGATCACCCTTCCTCTTCCCTATCCAGCCTGCAGTCTAAGCAGGGGGCCGGGGGGCAGAAGCTGTGTCAGGCCTGGCAGGGCGTGCTCCTGCTGAAGAACAGCAGCTTCCCCACCTCCATGCACCTGCTAGAGGGGGACTTAGCTGTGGCAGCCAGACTACTGGTGGAGAGCTCCACTGGTGGTCAGGTGTCCCAGCTAAAGATCACCCAGCGCCTGCGTCTGGACCAGCCCAAGCTGGATGAGGTGTCCCGTCGCATCAAGACTGCAGGCCCCAGCGGCTATTCTGTCCTCTTGGCTGTGCCCGGGAGCTGTGAGGAGGGGCCCCAGGATGTGGGAAGCTCCACCGAGAGGCCTCTAAAGAACCTGGTCTCCTACCTGAAGCAGAAGCAAGCGGCCGGCGTCATCAGCCTGCCTGTGGGTGGCAGCCGTGACAAGGACGGCGCAGGAGTTCTTCACGCTTTCCCGCCCTGTGATTTTTCCCAGCAGTTCATGGATGCCTCAGCTAAAGCCCTTGCCAAAACCGAAGAGGACTACCTGGTGATGGTCATTGTCCGAGGAGCCTCATAA
- the LOC129848636 gene encoding amphoterin-induced protein 1-like isoform X1: MKFNSLWELVAVLWCNAPRTWPIEDVCHMKSKFCIVKTKIPYLKIHSTSSTMPAPDMVDGQLSGSRCAIEGVSIKGLFALLVLSLLLPSGATTSSKSVTCHKTCLCASNIVSCSKMNLTGIPMAFPRYTAVLDLSFNQISKLKAEWTPVKLSMLHSLLLSHNGLTFLSSEAFLYVTRLRYLDLSSNGLKILEEFIFEPLEHLEVLLLYNNYISQIDRTAFSSLNSLQKLYLSQNQIQRFPLELVKERNRLEKLTLLDVSTNRLKLLPIQELQVLPAWIKNGLYFHNNPLPCSCELYSMLARWHRQELSSATDFRDDHTCLLPGAQKEKALTLELNKVHLNCSTVTILDEEAYLEQFIRLGCDTRQRYMLKSWVLPGNVQLSSGNQSSRVLSDGSLQVGPITLEDSGIYTCYAVGESFNETLYVTVLVHNATQAGGQEGMKTAYTTLVGCLASAMMVLIYLYLTPCRCICCPGQGLDKRAPGDSLHSSILSVSPTHEDTGPEGGGGGGGAFDKPPFNRHVTYLDPKGLLEQNGRLSPCGEEDEEWQEEDRGRQEQRRKSDAESLSSVCSDTPIVV, translated from the exons ATGAAGTTCAACTCATTATGGGAACTTGTAGCGGTCCTGTGGTGCAATGCACCCCG CACATGGCCGATTGAGGATGTATGTCATATGAAGTCTAAATTCTGCATTGTGAAGACTAAGATTCCCTATCTAAAAATACATTCAACATCCTCTACCATGCCTGCACCTGACATGGTGGATGGGCAACTCTCTGGTTCCCGCTGTGCCATAGAAGGAGTGTCTATTAAGGGGCTCTTTGCCCTTCTGGTCCTGAGTCTCCTACTGCCTTCAGGAGCAACAACCAGCTCAAAATCTGTCACCTGCCACAAAACCTGTTTGTGCGCCAGCAACATCGTTAGCTGCTCCAAGATGAACCTGACCGGCATCCCCATGGCTTTTCCTCGCTACACCGCTGTGCTGGACCTCAGCTTCAACCAAATCAGTAAACTGAAAGCTGAATGGACCCCAGTCAAGCTCAGCATGCTGCACAGCCTCCTGCTCAGCCACAACGGCCTCACCTTCCTCTCTTCCGAGGCCTTCCTATATGTCACACGGTTGCGCTACCTGGACCTGTCCTCAAATGGCCTGAAAATTCTGGAGGAGTTCATCTTCGAGCCCCTGGAGCACCTAGAGGTGCTTCTGCTTTACAACAACTACATCTCCCAGATTGACCGCACCGCCTTCTCCAGCCTCAACAGCCTGCAGAAGCTCTACCTCAGTCAGAACCAAATCCAACGCTTCCCCCTGGAGCTGGTCAAAGAGAGGAATCGGCTGGAGAAGCTCACTCTGTTGGACGTGTCCACCAATCGGCTCAAACTGCTGCCCATACAGGAGCTCCAGGTCCTGCCTGCCTGGATCAAGAATGGCCTCTACTTCCACAACAACCCGCTGCCCTGCAGTTGTGAGCTGTACAGCATGCTGGCCCGCTGGCACCGCCAGGAGCTCAGCTCCGCCACTGATTTCAGAGATGACCACACCTGCCTCCTCCCAGGCGCACAGAAGGAGAAGGCACTCACCCTGGAGCTGAACAAGGTCCATCTGAATTGCAGCACAGTGACCATTTTAGACGAGGAGGCCTACCTTGAGCAGTTCATAAGACTGGGCTGTGACACTAGGCAGAGGTACATGCTGAAGAGCTGGGTCCTTCCCGGCAATGTGCAGTTGTCTTCTGGTAACCAGAGTTCCAGGGTCCTCAGCGACGGCAGCCTGCAGGTCGGCCCCATCACGCTAGAGGACTCTGGGATCTACACCTGTTACGCAGTGGGGGAATCCTTCAACGAGACCCTGTATGTGACTGTGTTAGTGCACAACGCCACTCAGGCTGGAGGGCAGGAGGGCATGAAGACGGCCTACACCACACTGGTGGGCTGTCTGGCCAGTGCGATGATGGTGCtcatctacctctacctcacacccTGCCGCTGCATCTGCTGCCCGGGCCAGGGCCTGGACAAGAGAGCCCCGGGGGACAGCCTTCACTCCTCCATCCTTAGCGTCTCTCCCACCCATGAGGACACAGGCCCGGAGGGGGGCGGAGGTGGAGGGGGTGCCTTTGACAAGCCTCCCTTTAACAGGCATGTCACCTACCTGGACCCAAAGGGCCTGCTGGAGCAGAATGGGCGACTGAGCCCAtgtggggaggaggatgaggagtggcaggaggaggacagagggaggcaggAACAAAGAAGGAAGTCAGACGCAGAGTCTCTGAGCTCTGTGTGCTCTGACACCCCTATTGTTGTATGA
- the LOC129848636 gene encoding amphoterin-induced protein 1-like isoform X2, translating into MKSKFCIVKTKIPYLKIHSTSSTMPAPDMVDGQLSGSRCAIEGVSIKGLFALLVLSLLLPSGATTSSKSVTCHKTCLCASNIVSCSKMNLTGIPMAFPRYTAVLDLSFNQISKLKAEWTPVKLSMLHSLLLSHNGLTFLSSEAFLYVTRLRYLDLSSNGLKILEEFIFEPLEHLEVLLLYNNYISQIDRTAFSSLNSLQKLYLSQNQIQRFPLELVKERNRLEKLTLLDVSTNRLKLLPIQELQVLPAWIKNGLYFHNNPLPCSCELYSMLARWHRQELSSATDFRDDHTCLLPGAQKEKALTLELNKVHLNCSTVTILDEEAYLEQFIRLGCDTRQRYMLKSWVLPGNVQLSSGNQSSRVLSDGSLQVGPITLEDSGIYTCYAVGESFNETLYVTVLVHNATQAGGQEGMKTAYTTLVGCLASAMMVLIYLYLTPCRCICCPGQGLDKRAPGDSLHSSILSVSPTHEDTGPEGGGGGGGAFDKPPFNRHVTYLDPKGLLEQNGRLSPCGEEDEEWQEEDRGRQEQRRKSDAESLSSVCSDTPIVV; encoded by the coding sequence ATGAAGTCTAAATTCTGCATTGTGAAGACTAAGATTCCCTATCTAAAAATACATTCAACATCCTCTACCATGCCTGCACCTGACATGGTGGATGGGCAACTCTCTGGTTCCCGCTGTGCCATAGAAGGAGTGTCTATTAAGGGGCTCTTTGCCCTTCTGGTCCTGAGTCTCCTACTGCCTTCAGGAGCAACAACCAGCTCAAAATCTGTCACCTGCCACAAAACCTGTTTGTGCGCCAGCAACATCGTTAGCTGCTCCAAGATGAACCTGACCGGCATCCCCATGGCTTTTCCTCGCTACACCGCTGTGCTGGACCTCAGCTTCAACCAAATCAGTAAACTGAAAGCTGAATGGACCCCAGTCAAGCTCAGCATGCTGCACAGCCTCCTGCTCAGCCACAACGGCCTCACCTTCCTCTCTTCCGAGGCCTTCCTATATGTCACACGGTTGCGCTACCTGGACCTGTCCTCAAATGGCCTGAAAATTCTGGAGGAGTTCATCTTCGAGCCCCTGGAGCACCTAGAGGTGCTTCTGCTTTACAACAACTACATCTCCCAGATTGACCGCACCGCCTTCTCCAGCCTCAACAGCCTGCAGAAGCTCTACCTCAGTCAGAACCAAATCCAACGCTTCCCCCTGGAGCTGGTCAAAGAGAGGAATCGGCTGGAGAAGCTCACTCTGTTGGACGTGTCCACCAATCGGCTCAAACTGCTGCCCATACAGGAGCTCCAGGTCCTGCCTGCCTGGATCAAGAATGGCCTCTACTTCCACAACAACCCGCTGCCCTGCAGTTGTGAGCTGTACAGCATGCTGGCCCGCTGGCACCGCCAGGAGCTCAGCTCCGCCACTGATTTCAGAGATGACCACACCTGCCTCCTCCCAGGCGCACAGAAGGAGAAGGCACTCACCCTGGAGCTGAACAAGGTCCATCTGAATTGCAGCACAGTGACCATTTTAGACGAGGAGGCCTACCTTGAGCAGTTCATAAGACTGGGCTGTGACACTAGGCAGAGGTACATGCTGAAGAGCTGGGTCCTTCCCGGCAATGTGCAGTTGTCTTCTGGTAACCAGAGTTCCAGGGTCCTCAGCGACGGCAGCCTGCAGGTCGGCCCCATCACGCTAGAGGACTCTGGGATCTACACCTGTTACGCAGTGGGGGAATCCTTCAACGAGACCCTGTATGTGACTGTGTTAGTGCACAACGCCACTCAGGCTGGAGGGCAGGAGGGCATGAAGACGGCCTACACCACACTGGTGGGCTGTCTGGCCAGTGCGATGATGGTGCtcatctacctctacctcacacccTGCCGCTGCATCTGCTGCCCGGGCCAGGGCCTGGACAAGAGAGCCCCGGGGGACAGCCTTCACTCCTCCATCCTTAGCGTCTCTCCCACCCATGAGGACACAGGCCCGGAGGGGGGCGGAGGTGGAGGGGGTGCCTTTGACAAGCCTCCCTTTAACAGGCATGTCACCTACCTGGACCCAAAGGGCCTGCTGGAGCAGAATGGGCGACTGAGCCCAtgtggggaggaggatgaggagtggcaggaggaggacagagggaggcaggAACAAAGAAGGAAGTCAGACGCAGAGTCTCTGAGCTCTGTGTGCTCTGACACCCCTATTGTTGTATGA